From the genome of Roseofilum capinflatum BLCC-M114, one region includes:
- the gshA gene encoding glutamate--cysteine ligase yields the protein MLLSKGFEIEMYTGTPQGEIVGLSDRIVADLNGFVREPDSRNVEYTTAPLCRYESLLCELVQPRQRLRQYLKGLGDYTLIPGSTLSLGGGDRFYRSDPKNPYHGYIEKTYGTKVVTASIHINIGIADPEVLMRACRLVRLEAPLYLALSASSPFFNGQVTGSHSTRWQVFPQTPEFVPLFESHRHYIDWTQEQLAKGTMQNVRHLWSSVRPNGDRRPYNLNRLELRICDLVTDPIALLGITALLEARLWQLIGDPGLDPLLLCDNRQGLVALTTTNEEAVAQSSLDASLTHWQDGRSILAREWIEELYDQVWPVAKQKGFSCFLSPVKKILRQGNESLRWLQDYQRYGNLEQVMQQAIAHTEREEQEMADHLCHPLVA from the coding sequence ATGCTCCTCTCCAAAGGCTTTGAAATTGAAATGTACACGGGGACTCCCCAGGGTGAAATCGTGGGGCTTTCCGATCGCATTGTGGCCGATCTGAATGGTTTTGTGCGCGAACCCGATAGTCGTAATGTGGAGTACACCACCGCTCCCTTATGTCGTTATGAGAGTTTGTTGTGTGAACTGGTTCAGCCTCGACAACGGTTACGCCAATATTTGAAAGGGTTAGGAGACTATACCCTGATTCCGGGCAGTACCTTATCTTTGGGTGGGGGCGATCGCTTTTATCGCTCCGATCCTAAGAATCCTTACCATGGGTACATTGAAAAAACCTATGGTACGAAGGTGGTTACCGCCAGTATTCATATTAATATTGGCATCGCCGATCCGGAAGTTTTAATGCGGGCTTGTCGATTGGTGCGCTTAGAAGCTCCCCTCTATCTGGCTTTGAGTGCCTCTTCTCCCTTTTTTAATGGCCAGGTGACGGGTTCCCATTCCACGCGCTGGCAGGTGTTTCCCCAAACCCCTGAGTTTGTGCCTTTGTTTGAAAGTCATCGCCACTATATTGATTGGACTCAGGAACAGTTGGCGAAAGGGACAATGCAAAATGTGCGTCATTTGTGGAGTTCGGTACGTCCCAATGGCGATCGCCGTCCCTATAACCTGAATCGTTTAGAATTGAGAATCTGCGATCTGGTTACCGATCCGATCGCCCTTTTAGGGATTACTGCCTTGTTAGAGGCTCGGTTATGGCAACTGATTGGCGATCCTGGCTTAGACCCCCTCTTGCTGTGTGACAATCGGCAAGGGTTGGTCGCTCTAACTACTACCAATGAAGAAGCGGTCGCTCAATCAAGTCTGGATGCATCGTTAACCCATTGGCAAGATGGACGCTCGATTTTAGCCAGGGAGTGGATTGAAGAACTCTACGATCAGGTTTGGCCGGTGGCCAAACAAAAAGGCTTTAGTTGTTTTCTTTCTCCCGTGAAAAAGATTTTGCGCCAAGGCAATGAGAGCTTACGTTGGTTACAGGACTATCAACGCTATGGTAATCTGGAGCAGGTGATGCAACAGGCGATCGCTCACACTGAACGAGAAGAACAGGAAATGGCCGATCACCTCTGTCATCCCTTAGTGGCTTAA
- a CDS encoding tRNA (cytidine(34)-2'-O)-methyltransferase, translated as MVRVVLVHPQIPPNTGNIARTCAATRTPLHLVGPLGFEISDRYLKRAGLDYWPFVDLTYHLDWDTFTTHQLAQGGRCIGFSTSGTSNYIHFAFQSNDWLLFGSETQGLPPEVLGYCDCVVKIPMDQPGVRSLNLSVSTALGLFEARRQLGKLDRL; from the coding sequence ATGGTTAGGGTCGTTCTGGTTCATCCCCAAATTCCTCCCAATACCGGGAATATTGCCCGAACTTGTGCGGCAACTCGTACCCCCCTGCATTTGGTGGGGCCCCTAGGCTTTGAAATTAGCGATCGCTATCTGAAGCGGGCTGGACTCGATTACTGGCCCTTTGTCGATCTGACCTATCATCTAGATTGGGACACCTTCACCACTCATCAACTGGCTCAAGGAGGACGGTGCATCGGTTTTAGTACCTCCGGAACCAGCAACTATATTCATTTTGCCTTCCAAAGTAATGACTGGCTGCTCTTTGGCAGTGAAACCCAAGGCTTACCTCCAGAAGTTCTCGGTTATTGTGATTGTGTAGTCAAAATTCCGATGGATCAACCCGGAGTGCGAAGCCTAAATCTCTCAGTCAGTACAGCTTTGGGGCTATTTGAAGCCCGTCGCCAACTGGGTAAACTGGATCGACTTTAG